A region of the Litchfieldia alkalitelluris genome:
TTTATCTTCCATTTGTTTAGGTACTGGTTTATTCGCGATTTGACTAACTCTTTGAACAATAGAACGGACTGTCTTTTCATCCTTGAAGTTAGCATTTTGTACAGAGTTTGCAAGTTCAAAAACATCTTTCATATTTACACCAGTTTTTTGCTCAATATTTTTAAATAAATTATTATCCATTACAGCAGCCTCCTTACATTCTAATATATCTTATGAAAATAGGATGCAATTCGTGAGGCATTAACTTAAAAATGTACGATTTAAATCCTTAAATCCCTATTCCTTGAATTTAGATTCAAGTCCCTTTTGTTTTTTAGCTAGCCACTTATCGACTCTTTCGAAACGATTTTCAAAATCCGATTCAAAGCTTGCAGCTTGTTTTTCAAGTTTTGCTAAATTTTTATCTGTTTTTTGTGTCCACTTTTCAATTTCTGATTTTAATTCTTCATGATCACTGTATCGGTTATTAAAAAAATCTTCCATCTCTTTATTTAATCTTTGCATATGCATAAATATCCTTGCCTCCTTACCAATAATCTATGACAATGAGTTTATTCTTGTAACAGCAAAAACCCCTTTCAAATTATGAAGGGGACTTTTTTTGTCAGTTTAGTTTGTCGTTGTATAAATCAACACTTAGTTTATTTTCATGATCAATTTGAACTAAGAAAACTTCCTTGGAGGTTAAACCTTTTTTCTTTAGTTCTTCGTTTAACCATCCTCGATTTAATCCAATTGAGTTTAATGATTCATCTTGTATTTTCCCATCAATAATCACTGTTTTTGGTTCTCTATGGTTAAAAACCTCTTGATGAGTATCACCATACGTTAATGGTTGTTTTTCTTTTTTTAATAAAAAGCTTAAATTTCCGCAGGGTTCTAACATAGCCGTTTCTATATCTTTAATGTTAAAGACTTGGCTTTTTCGAAGCTGTGATAACAATTCATCAGCTGTGAACTTTTCCTTTTTCAAATTCTCTTCTAGGATTTTACCATCCTTAATAAAAAGGGTTGGTTTTCCTTCAATAAATTCCTGGAATTTTCTTGAACGAATTAAGAAAAACGATATAATGACTGGGACAGCCGACCATATAAGGATACTGACAATGCCATTTGTAATATTTAAATCTGTATCCATAGATAATGTTCCAGCAATGTCACCGATTGTAATTCCAGCAATATACTCAAAAAATGAAAGCTTAGAGAGCTGTTTTTTACCTAATAGCTTGGTGATAAAGAATAAACCAAAAATAATGCATACCGATCTAATGACTACTTCTAGTGCTTCTGGAATATTCATTCGCCTCCAATGCGAGAAAGGATAACAATAGAAGTGAAGTTATCCCTTCGGTTTGAATAATAGCGCTCCAATAAAACCAAAAATAATTGCTGCAGATATACCAGAACTTGTCACTTCAAACATCCCTGTTAACACTCCAATAATCCCGTGTTTTTCCGCTTCTTGAAGCGCACCATGAACAAGTGAGTTACCAAAGCTTGTGATTGGAATTGTAGCACCAGCACCAGCGAACTCAATTAATGGTTCATATAAACCAAAACCGTCTAATATTGCACCTACAACTACCAAACTGCTTAAAGTATGCCCAGGGGTCAATTTAAACACATCAAACATGACTTGTCCTATTACGCAAATTACTCCACCAACAACAAACGCCCAAAAAAATGATATGAACATTCTTTCTCGCCTCCAGTATTAATCCGCACTTTGTATGATTCCACCCGAGTAATTTTAAGATTACTCTTAGGTTTGTTCATTACTGAGTTTTATTATTTTTTTCATTTGACTATCTAATTTCTTGTTATCACTTATTTTATTTTTTTCTAAATTGCTTTTTATTTTTTCAGTTTCAATAAAAATCTTCAAATCACTAGATGCATTAGTCTCGTGGTTTGGAAATTCTTTTTTAAGTTGTTTATTTATTTTAGCTTCTACTTGTTTTGTTCTTAATTTAGCAAATTGTTTCAACTTATAGCCGATTAATAATTGGTCATCATTATTTACAGCCACAACCTCAACAACTTCATCTAAGGCCAATAACTTCTGCTCCGCTCTTTTTGACTCTTTCTGGTCTTTTGTTAATGAATTAATTTGGTACGCTTCCATATTGTTTTCACCTTCGGAACGTTGTTGATTCGCGCAACCTGGTAATAGAACAGACAGTATTATTACCATAAAAACAACTGACCTCTTCATATAATCAATCCAATCTTTATTTTTTAGAATCATGAAATGTTTTTACTTTTCCTAAGCTCTACAAAAAAATAATAAATGGAATATATATAAATGTATTACAACATTTATCATAAGTAATTTGCTCCTAAATTATTATTTACTGTTTTTTCCATTTTAGGTTACTTCACTATTCCTAAACATGTTAACTTTCATAGACTATCTAGAGCTATTGAAAGGAGAATTACAATGAAAAATACAAATCAACAATGGTCAACACTTCCCTATGCAGGTGAACAGAAGCCTCCTTCAAACCCTGAAGAACCTGGGGCTGGCTCTTGGGCTACTCATTTTATACAATTACAAGATGATTATCTTTTCACCAAAAAGAATGGAGATCCTATTCACTTTCAAATCAAAGATCCTCAATTGATTGATTTCACTAAGGAATTAGGAATTGTTGAAAACACTTTGAATCAGTTAACTGATACGCAAATCGATCAAGCAAAATTTTGGGGAACAGGTCCACCTACAAAACAGATCATTCCTATTCTTGATAAATTGATCGATACTTATCAGGTACCCGCTCCAAGAGCAGCCCGGATCCTTGCAGCAGTTTTAGCTGCAATCAATGATACATTTGTGGTGACATGGTTTTTAAAATTTAAATATGATGTTGCACGTCCAAATCAGGTTAATCCTTCATTTGAAACTCTTTTATGTACTCCAAGACATCCTAGTTATCCTTCTGGACATGCAACGATTGCTGGATGCACTGAGGTTGTTTTATCTTATTTTTTCCCAGGTGAAGCAAAAAGATTAAAAGAAATTTCAAAGGAATGTGCAGATTCTAGACTTTATGCAGGTGTCCATTATCCAATCGATAATATTGAAGGCCTAAGATTAGGCAGACAAATGGGAAGAATTGTTGTGGCAGAACTCAAAAAAGAATATGAAACAAAGAATAAAACGATTGATAAGCCTTATACTCGAAATTTAAAAGCCATAACAGCTCCGCCACCATATGAACAGGTTATTCCATACCCATATAAAAACAACTGTGATTCACTCTTACTAGAAAACAACAAAGAGCAACCAAGTCATGCTCAGCCTTTATCTAAGCCTCGCCTTTATATTAAATAAAAAACAGGCACCTTTGCCTGTTTTTTCACTAAAATATTTAAGACTCCTCGTTATCTCCGTTTTTTTCCACAGCCACATCCTTTTTTTCTTCTTCTACTTGGCTTTGACGATTTAGGAATTAACTTTTCAGAGGAAACCTTATTTTCTTTTTTCTCCATATTCAATCCTCCATAATTATTGTTACCATATTCTATGTTACCTCTGAATGAGCGGTTCCATTTTTGGACTAGATTAGACATTAATCAAGATGTTTACTTACGAAAACTTCTATAATTGAAGAAAGGCCTGCAACTGCTAAGACAACAATCACAAATGAAGTAAACGGATTTAGTATAAACCACAAACCATATAAGACTACAGTACACCAAATTCCAGTACACCAATAACAACTTAATAGTTCACCTATCCATGCTCGCAATCCTGTACCTTTTATTTCAATAAACGTGACTAATTCACCATTTTCGTTCTCTTCCTCAACTTCGTGGTGAAATGGTCGCCTAATGAACTCAGTAATCCGGTCAAACACAATTAACCGTGTTAGCCTAAAGGAAGCTAAACCAAGCATAAAAAAGTCTAACCAGCTATACACCAATTTGTCTCTCTCCTTTAAACTCTCCATCTATTAGGCTACTAATAGAAATCAAGTTCCCTCTTGTTTATAGAACTCTATTATTGTTAAAAGCCTTTATTTATTATATTTAGAGAAACCTATATTAGTCCTTAATTCACTCTAATGAATTCGTTTGTTTTTTACTAGTTGGGAGGACGTCCCATTCCCTTTGTACTAACCTTGAATAAAGTATCGTAGGGAGGTGAGGTGTATGATGGATAAAAAATTACTTGAATCGATTTCAAATAAGGTACTAGAACAATCTGTAAATGATCTTCTAGGAAAGAAAAAACAAACCGAGAAGAAAAAGTCTTTAAAAGCTGAGTTAAATAAATTAATGGAGGAACTCAAAGATCAGAGTTTTAAGTAAATATAATTATTACCCTGAAAATGTGTGTTTGACCAAGGTTGAATGCCCCTACCAAATTCTGGGGTAGATGCATTTAATAGGAGTATAAACAGAAAGGAGGATTTTTCAATGAGTAAAGATAAAGTTAGTGCTTTAGACTCTTGCTGTAACAAAAAAGATGAAGAAACTGTGCTTCAATCAGCAGACCAAGTAAACAAGACAGTTCAACAATCATTCGAATCCATTCATATTTACGACTCTTGTGATATTACTGTAGACACAACTGATACTAAGGTGGCTGTTTCTCTTCAAGCTGCATTACAGGTGGCAATTGCTCTTGTTATTAGTATTGCGATTGGAGATGACGTTAAAGCAGATGCTATTACACAAGAATTATTACAAACTTCTAAAATTAAACAGTCAAATAAGCAAAAATTAGTCATTGATAATTCAAGAAAAGTAAAAGTTAAAACATCTGATACTGATGTCGCTGTATCAATTCAAGTACTGTTACAAGTTCTAGTAGCTTTAGTTGCACAAATTGACATTGAGTGATATCAACGGGCACCTTAGTAATTTGCTAGGTGCTCTTTAATTTTTCAAATTGTTTTTTCTTTTATGGGGAAATTGCCCCTTACTAAAAATGCAATTTTGCATAGGGTATAGTGATACTTTAGCAAAGAGGTGAGTTTATGAGTAAAAATAAAGATCAATTAACAGGGATATCCTCAAAATTAATGGAAGTTTTTGTTTCAGATGTTCTTAAAAAGAACAATATTTCGAAAGAAAATACTAAAAAAGTCTCTCCCGAACAAAAGCAAAAACTGCAAGAAGTGGTTGCAGATTTACAAAAGCAAGTTGACGAATTTCTTGCTGGTAATGTAAATAAAGAGGTTTCTGAAGAAAAGATTGAAGAGCTTGAACAAGAGATCGAACCAACAGCGAAAAGAAGCACATTACGAGACAAGTTTAAAAATAAACTCAATGACCAATAACACTAAAAAATGTGCATATTACCGAGGACAAATACACTATACAAAATCCAAGCAACTAACATCTAATAAAGTATAACTGAAAGGAGGAACTAAATAATGGCAGACAAACCTAAACAATATAAATGGCAAGCACTTGATGAATCATGTGATCATCCAACAGTTGATGCAGAAAACTTTGAACCACAAGAGAGATTCGAGGATAATGAAGTTGATGCGCTTGTAGAACAAGAAGCAACACAAGAAAACAAAATATTCCAAGGTTCTGAAGAGGTAATTATCATTAAAGACTCTTGCAATATTGAGGTTGATACAACTGACACACAGGTGGCTGTTTCATTACAGGCAGCACTACAGGTAGCGATTGCAATTGTTATTCGATTGACGATTGCAAACGATATTACAGCAGACACAATTACACAAGACTTACTTCAATCTTCTAAAACAAAACAATCAAACTTCCAGGAATTAGTCATTAAGAATTCACGTGACGTTAAAGTAAAGACTACTGATACCGATATTTCTGTATCATTACAATTACTTCTTCAACTACTAGTAGCACTTGTTGCTCAAGTTGAAGTTGCATAACTACTATAAAGCATGAGAGTGTTGATCTGATAAGGTCTAACACTCTCATTTTTTATTATTTTATAATTTCATTTACGAGAACTCTTTATCAAATTTCATTCTGATTATACGAATCAACAGGCAGTTGAACGATTATTAAGTAGCTCCGATCACGTGAAGGAAATGAAAAAACGTTTAGACGTTTAGACTTTAAGATCCAAGCGTTTTTTCATTGTTATTATCTTGTTTACTTAAACCGATTTTAATGAACCAAGTCAATACCTTCCTGTCTGAGTAAAAATTCTTCTATGAACAAACTTTTTTATGTCCCAAAATTACCAAACATCATCATTCCAATAACGAAAATACAAACGACAAACAAAACTAACATACCTAGAGAAGAAATAGATAAAGTGATTGTTTTTAACCGCCCTTTCACACTAATAAGTGCTGTTAAAAACGAACCGAGTAAGAGAAATAATAATAACAATAAGTCAAAGGAGTCTGGTAACGGATTTAAAACTTGTGGAGTAATAAAACTTAAAATTATAAAAGTAATTATCAATAACAATGAGATTAACCCAGATATTTTTTCATCTATTACCCCTTCTCTCTCTCAAGTAAAATCAATCATATAAAATTTTTGCCTACTGGAGATAATGTGCCGATCTCTATGTAGATTATTAAGAATATCAACATTCTTTCTTATACTCTGTTAGATTAATATATACCTCTCACGCATTCCATCATTATTTTAACATAAAATACATTTAACACTTGATAATAACTGTTGTCATTATTTTAGTTAAGCTGCTTTTTTATATGCTATTATCCTATTATCTTGGAGAAAAAAGAGACCAAATCATCTGGGATTTGGACTCTTCATTAGTGTGTTATTACGTATGTTTCTCCACCTGAATACATAATTCAACGGTTCTTTTGTTTAGATCCATGAAAATGGTCGACGTGGTGGTGTATCATCATCTGAATCCACATCTACATCTACTTCAACAGTTGCATCGTCACCAGCCACCGTATTTACTTCAACATCTACATCAATGTCGTCTTCTTGTTGAACTCTACCTAACCAAGGGTCCCAGCGACCTTTTGTTTTCCCCTCATCAGCAATGATTACTTCATTGGCATGAATAATAATCTTATCAACATGAATCTCTTTTGGTTTACGCTTTGCCATTTGTAAGAACCTCCTATGGATAAAAGTTTAATCGGTCTATTGTATGCATGAATCCATAAGACGTATAGGCTCTTTTCTTATTATGGACCTTTAATTTAAATTACATATAGTGGATAAGCTTTTCCACAAACACATATTTTAGCCTAATATATGATAGCTATGTACAAACACCCACACCAACATGCTAAATTTTCATACTCTATTAGTGACTTAAAAAAGTCAAATTATTTATAAGGAGATGAAATTCATGGGCTGTGGAAAAGGTAAATTTGGAAGTTGTGTATGTGATGCAGTTAAAAACATTTTAGATCAACAAGAAGCTGTAGAAGATAGATGTCCTACTAGTTGTTTTGAAAACCTATTATCACCTGTAGCAAATTTAGGTGATACGATTCCATTCGTATTAACTGGAAAGAAAGGTGACCTATTCAAAGCATTCGGTAATGTTGGTGGATTTGAAGACGACAATCTTTGCTTCAAAACAATTTTCTTCCGTGTTGAAAAGCTAAGAGGCTGCTGTGCAACATTATCATTACTAAGACCATATGATGCTACTGGCGACACTCTTAACGTTTGTGAGCCATGTGATGATGATTTATTCGGACTTGAAAGAACAGACTTCTGTATTGAAGTAGACTTAGATTGCTTCTGTGCAATTCAATGCTTATCACCAACTCTAGTTGATCGTGTATTAGATGTTCAAGATCGTCGTAAAAAACGTCATTATTAATCACTAATGGCAAGAAGCCCAATAACTGGCTCTTAATAGAGCCCAGGTTATTGGGCTCTTTTTTCTAGGATTCCATTCGCTCCCCAAACAACTGTAGTGAAATACCCTGTCATTCCACACAAAGTGATGAGTTCATATTTCATTATTTTTTTATGCGCTCTCCCTATTAAACCAAAGAGATAACCAGTACATATAACTATTAAGCACTTTCCGAAAGAAAATAGCCAGCTGTAGAGCCTATTTTATCAAAGTTGGGACGAATACCTAACACTAATTAACTTGTACCCCAATACTCTATTAGGGACGATAGGTCATAATACTAAAACAAATGAACAGGAGTGACAAACAAATGAGTAAAGACTTAAACTGCGTATGTGATGCAGTACAAAATATTGCCGACTTACAAGATGCTGTAGAAGACCACTGTCCTACAAGCTGTTACGAAAATCTTCTAGCTCCAACACAATTCTTAGGTGATACAATTCCATTTATGTTATTTGATAAGAGTGGTGACTTATTTAAAGCATTTGGAAATGTTGGTGGACTAGAAGCAGGAGATTGCTTTGAAACAGTTTTCTTCAGAGTAGAAAAAATTAGAAATGATTGCTGTGCTACACTTTCGCTATTAAGACCAACTGGAAACGGAGATTTTGATTGCAAAGATGATGTATGTGATGTAACAGCACTTGAAAAAACTGATTTCTGTATCGAAGTAGATCTTACTTGCTTCTGTGCAATTCAATGTCTAAGCCCACGTCTTGTAACTAACTAACACGGATACTCCCCTAGGTGACTAGGCGTAAACATTGCACGCCTATGAAAACATTAAGTATCCTTTATAGAGCGGGATGTAAAAAAAATAGAGAGCATAAACACCATAAATGGTGTTTGCTCTCTATTTAAAATCCTAATAAGTTTATTTTAACAATATCCCTTATCTCAATCTTTACTAATTTCAAGCCTGATAAAGGTCTAAATGTAATAAGGCCATCTTCACTTTCAACAATTACGCCTTTATAGCTATCAGAATCAGTGATAATCTCACATAATATTTTAGGCATATTTTTTGGAAGATTACATAAGTGAATGATTTTTTCTTCAATGGTTTTATCTTTTAATCTTTTTTTATCAGATTGTATATCAGTCCTCTTTAGTTCTACCTTTTGAGTTTCTCTTTCTTCTATCTTAGTTTTTTGTTCTGTAACCTTAGGTGTCGGTTCTGCTTTTTTAATAACATATGATTGTTGTGAAAAATTCTTATCATTTTTCACTTGATTAATAAACAATAAAGGCTTTTCTGATGATCTTCTTTTATTCCCCATAAAAAATACCTCCTTCTTTCCTATACCGGTATTAGTTTATGCAAGAAATGACTGGGTGTGCACCTAGTATTAACGTTCATCCTCTTTCTCCGTGATAAAGGCTGGATAGCCTTTCGCTATAAGTGCCTTTTTAAAAGCATCTGCACTTTCTTTTGTTTGAAATGCTCCAACTTGAACAGTATACAAAGTAACAATCTCTTTTAACTTCTTTTTAAGATTAAAATAAGATACGACTCCTTGGACAATCGCATCAGCGCATGTTCTTTGATACCCTATTGAATGAAGTAATTTTGCCTCCTTGATATTCGTCATAAAACCGCATTCGCATAGTAGCGCAGTCATCTTAGTCTCTTTAAGGATAAAAAAATCGGCTACTTTTACTCCGCGGTCTTTCAAGTTGGTTTTAGTTATTAAATTTGCTTGAACAATCTTGGCTAGTTCAGCAGCTTCCTTTGGCCTTGATGTATGAATATAAGTTTCAATTCCGTTCGCTTGGGTCCACCCTTCATCTCCAAATGCATTCGCGTGAATCGAGATAAAAAGATTAGCATTTAACCGATTAGCCAGATTCACTCTTTCCTTTAATGGAACATCTCTTTTACTTGAATGGGTAAAAAACACGTCTACATTTTCATACTCCATAAGTAATTCCCTAGCACCCTCTGTGACCCGGGAATTAAATTCAAACTCTCTCATTCCGTCAGGTGTCCTTTTTCCCGGTGTATGATAGCCATGTCCTGCATCAAGTACAATCTTCATCTCTACAACTCCTTTTTCCTATTTATCATGGTTATAGATAGAAATAGGTAGAAAGGGGCAAAAAAACCACTCTGCGTTAGCAAAGTGGTCATTATATTGATTAAGCTAAAATATGGTACCCAGAATCAACATGAATATTTTCACCTGTAATTCCACGTGATAAATCACTGAACAAGAATGCTGCTGTATCGCCAACTTCCTCAGGTGTAGTTGTACGACGTAAAGGTGAACGCTCTTCGATTTCTTTTAGGATGCTGTTAAAGTCACTGATTCCTTTAGCTGATAATGTTCTAATTGGTCCGGCAGAGATAGAGTTCACACGGATACCATGCTTACCTAAATCACTTGCTAAATACCTTACACTAGCCTCAAGCGAAGCTTTTGCCACACCCATAACATTGTAATTTGGAAGAACTCTTTCTCCTCCAAGATATGTTAATGTTACAATACTTCCGCCTTCTGACATTAAATCTTTACTTGCTTTTGCAACAGCTGTTAATGAATATGAACTAATATTGTGAGCTAATAAAAAGCCCTCTCTTGTCGTATTCATGTAATCGCCTTCGAGTTCCTCTTTGTTTGCAAATGCAATACAATGTGCAATTCCGTGAAGAACTCCTGCTTTTTCCTTAATCTCCGCAAAGCATTTTTGAACATCTTCATCACTTGTTACATCACACGGAAGAACAGGATAATCTCCACCTTCTAGTGATTCTGCAAGATCACGTACACTTTTTTCTAATCTTTCTCCTGCATAAGTAAAAATCAAATTAGCACCTGCATCATGAAGTGCACGAGCAATTCCCCAAGCAATACTACGTTTATTAGCAACACCCATTACAACATATGTACGACCTTTTAATGATAATGACATGTTTATGTCCTCCTACTATTATTATTACAAGTTATTAGTACCTAGTCATAAATTAATTATAGCATATAACTTTATAACAATCTAACTTTTAAAGAAAGAAACTGCGCGTAAAAAAGTTTTTGAAATATTAGTGTAAGTCTAGCCTGAAAATCCCTAATGATGTAGAGTTCCATGAGCTGCGATCCACTTGCTTTCCGCGGGGTGGTCCGTGAGCCTGCTCGTCGCCATGGACGGGCTCCTGCGGGGTCTCACGAGACCACTGGATCCCGCAACATTCCACACTAGGTGAATGCACCATTTTCATACTCCATGGTGCTAATTTTAATTAGCATTGGTGTCTACCCTGAACATACATAGGTTGAAGATTTCCAATTCCCTTACTAATGCCGATAGCCGAACAAAGGGAATGAAAAGAGTTGTTTCATTCCCTTTCTCATGCCCAAAGCCCAACAAAGGGAATGAAAAGAGTTGTTTCATTCCCTTTCTCATGCCCAAAGCCCAACAAAGGGAATGAAAAGCGTTGGTTCGTTCCCTTTCTCATGCCAAAAGCCCAACAAAGGGAATGAAAAGCATTGTTTCGTTCCCTTTCTCATGCCAAAAGCTCAACAAAGGGAATGAAAAGAGTTGTTTCATTCCCTTTCTCATGCCCAAAGCCCAACAAAAGGAATGAAAAGCAGTGTTTCATTCCCTTTCTCATGCCGAAAGCCCAACAAAGGGAATGAAAAGCATTGTTTGATTCCCTTTCTCATGCCCAAAGCCCAACAAAAGGAATGAAAAGCAGTGTTTCATTCCCTTTCTCATGTTAAAAGCCTATACAAGGGAATTAGAGATATTCAAGACCGAAAGATCAGTAGTTGTTTAGTTGCTCTCCCTCCACACTGAGGGAACAGAACAAATTCATTCTCCATTGTGAATCTCATTGCATAAGTTTGCCCAAAAAAAGTCGGGTATAAATAATTAGATTTACACCCGACTTCTTTAGTACCTAATTAAATTTTATAGGTTTGTACCTGTGACGAACTCCAACTCTCGACGCAATTCATCAACATACTCACGTGTACCTGTTACTACTAATCGGTCACCCATTTTCAACTCTGTATCACCATGCGGAACAATGGAATCTTTTCCTCGGAAAATCCTTACGAAAATAACATCACCAGTGAATGGGAAGTTTCTTAGCATTACTCCATCGTAAGCGAAGTTATTCATGTTAATTTGATACAACGATGTTTCTTGGTTCGTTAAAATATGAATTAAGCTTGGAGACTCTATAAATGCTCTTAATAAGGTT
Encoded here:
- a CDS encoding stage VI sporulation protein F — encoded protein: MDNNLFKNIEQKTGVNMKDVFELANSVQNANFKDEKTVRSIVQRVSQIANKPVPKQMEDKIVNSIVSGDQKLDFGTIAKMLNKK
- a CDS encoding DUF421 domain-containing protein, producing the protein MNIPEALEVVIRSVCIIFGLFFITKLLGKKQLSKLSFFEYIAGITIGDIAGTLSMDTDLNITNGIVSILIWSAVPVIISFFLIRSRKFQEFIEGKPTLFIKDGKILEENLKKEKFTADELLSQLRKSQVFNIKDIETAMLEPCGNLSFLLKKEKQPLTYGDTHQEVFNHREPKTVIIDGKIQDESLNSIGLNRGWLNEELKKKGLTSKEVFLVQIDHENKLSVDLYNDKLN
- the spoVAE gene encoding stage V sporulation protein AE, with amino-acid sequence MFISFFWAFVVGGVICVIGQVMFDVFKLTPGHTLSSLVVVGAILDGFGLYEPLIEFAGAGATIPITSFGNSLVHGALQEAEKHGIIGVLTGMFEVTSSGISAAIIFGFIGALLFKPKG
- a CDS encoding YhcN/YlaJ family sporulation lipoprotein, with product MILKNKDWIDYMKRSVVFMVIILSVLLPGCANQQRSEGENNMEAYQINSLTKDQKESKRAEQKLLALDEVVEVVAVNNDDQLLIGYKLKQFAKLRTKQVEAKINKQLKKEFPNHETNASSDLKIFIETEKIKSNLEKNKISDNKKLDSQMKKIIKLSNEQT
- a CDS encoding vanadium-dependent haloperoxidase, whose protein sequence is MKNTNQQWSTLPYAGEQKPPSNPEEPGAGSWATHFIQLQDDYLFTKKNGDPIHFQIKDPQLIDFTKELGIVENTLNQLTDTQIDQAKFWGTGPPTKQIIPILDKLIDTYQVPAPRAARILAAVLAAINDTFVVTWFLKFKYDVARPNQVNPSFETLLCTPRHPSYPSGHATIAGCTEVVLSYFFPGEAKRLKEISKECADSRLYAGVHYPIDNIEGLRLGRQMGRIVVAELKKEYETKNKTIDKPYTRNLKAITAPPPYEQVIPYPYKNNCDSLLLENNKEQPSHAQPLSKPRLYIK
- a CDS encoding DUF1360 domain-containing protein; translation: MVYSWLDFFMLGLASFRLTRLIVFDRITEFIRRPFHHEVEEENENGELVTFIEIKGTGLRAWIGELLSCYWCTGIWCTVVLYGLWFILNPFTSFVIVVLAVAGLSSIIEVFVSKHLD
- a CDS encoding spore coat protein; this translates as MSKDKVSALDSCCNKKDEETVLQSADQVNKTVQQSFESIHIYDSCDITVDTTDTKVAVSLQAALQVAIALVISIAIGDDVKADAITQELLQTSKIKQSNKQKLVIDNSRKVKVKTSDTDVAVSIQVLLQVLVALVAQIDIE
- a CDS encoding spore coat protein; this translates as MADKPKQYKWQALDESCDHPTVDAENFEPQERFEDNEVDALVEQEATQENKIFQGSEEVIIIKDSCNIEVDTTDTQVAVSLQAALQVAIAIVIRLTIANDITADTITQDLLQSSKTKQSNFQELVIKNSRDVKVKTTDTDISVSLQLLLQLLVALVAQVEVA
- a CDS encoding histidine kinase is translated as MLLIITFIILSFITPQVLNPLPDSFDLLLLLFLLLGSFLTALISVKGRLKTITLSISSLGMLVLFVVCIFVIGMMMFGNFGT
- a CDS encoding CotY/CotZ family spore coat protein gives rise to the protein MGCGKGKFGSCVCDAVKNILDQQEAVEDRCPTSCFENLLSPVANLGDTIPFVLTGKKGDLFKAFGNVGGFEDDNLCFKTIFFRVEKLRGCCATLSLLRPYDATGDTLNVCEPCDDDLFGLERTDFCIEVDLDCFCAIQCLSPTLVDRVLDVQDRRKKRHY
- a CDS encoding CotY/CotZ family spore coat protein — protein: MSKDLNCVCDAVQNIADLQDAVEDHCPTSCYENLLAPTQFLGDTIPFMLFDKSGDLFKAFGNVGGLEAGDCFETVFFRVEKIRNDCCATLSLLRPTGNGDFDCKDDVCDVTALEKTDFCIEVDLTCFCAIQCLSPRLVTN
- a CDS encoding CotO family spore coat protein, with the translated sequence MGNKRRSSEKPLLFINQVKNDKNFSQQSYVIKKAEPTPKVTEQKTKIEERETQKVELKRTDIQSDKKRLKDKTIEEKIIHLCNLPKNMPKILCEIITDSDSYKGVIVESEDGLITFRPLSGLKLVKIEIRDIVKINLLGF
- a CDS encoding N-acetylmuramoyl-L-alanine amidase, coding for MKIVLDAGHGYHTPGKRTPDGMREFEFNSRVTEGARELLMEYENVDVFFTHSSKRDVPLKERVNLANRLNANLFISIHANAFGDEGWTQANGIETYIHTSRPKEAAELAKIVQANLITKTNLKDRGVKVADFFILKETKMTALLCECGFMTNIKEAKLLHSIGYQRTCADAIVQGVVSYFNLKKKLKEIVTLYTVQVGAFQTKESADAFKKALIAKGYPAFITEKEDER
- the fabI gene encoding enoyl-ACP reductase FabI, whose protein sequence is MSLSLKGRTYVVMGVANKRSIAWGIARALHDAGANLIFTYAGERLEKSVRDLAESLEGGDYPVLPCDVTSDEDVQKCFAEIKEKAGVLHGIAHCIAFANKEELEGDYMNTTREGFLLAHNISSYSLTAVAKASKDLMSEGGSIVTLTYLGGERVLPNYNVMGVAKASLEASVRYLASDLGKHGIRVNSISAGPIRTLSAKGISDFNSILKEIEERSPLRRTTTPEEVGDTAAFLFSDLSRGITGENIHVDSGYHILA